The proteins below come from a single Leptospiraceae bacterium genomic window:
- a CDS encoding SpoIIE family protein phosphatase has product MSDTQKLESTSLGMYVTPEVTARRLSKIIRIFLDSKKDSHVESILQELVDPMTLSRIVKDSNFWISSALENKVLNKVNEYFSLSDILFNSGKDFFLSDSFEILPSDDVQISFQELISRFPILLDQYVRYIKIKNIQYSKTNFKIEFEFDKKFKETWYDLIFLRGMLEGAAILFQVVGCKTILVETSLAEVDFKYFEDTKQTKFNSKKSIIAVSWDECKIKVGKTNINKISPAFESKTFIISSTEDSDNDQDQYSYIDLNDIFSKSKELYIENRDLEAAVEVLKSLRNELMLKQKSITKDLKIARNIQRGIIPQRIPDWRGLQFAVSFMPMQEVSGDYYDYFNFGSNRLGVLVSDVSGHGVPAAFITAISKLLFTNYRLDSPSEILGNANSELLDLVKQQGYLTCFYGIFDSNYEMTYSIAGHPRPILMKSKTKEILILDGEGTFLGMFDDARDHFRDYRIKMDPGDKLFVFTDGLIEGQNDVGEQFQQEKLIQCILETDEMDIKTSIDYIMKSFNHYCRGTDQGDDITLLGIGLSLNMEAFDRHKLEAEKNFNNEEYELAAANLMKANTILPNDLSILLLLGKCYAKVRNYNLAIKYLEEYNSLKTYNADSHLILGYCFYKLENFGRAELELQKSISLRSGNLPALFNLAKTFIKENYPDKALDVLNKIEAIDPDYIPAIRLRKFLNKIRS; this is encoded by the coding sequence ATGTCCGACACCCAAAAATTAGAATCTACTTCCCTAGGGATGTATGTAACTCCAGAGGTCACCGCAAGACGACTAAGTAAAATTATACGTATATTCTTAGATTCAAAGAAGGACAGCCATGTGGAATCAATTCTCCAAGAATTAGTTGATCCAATGACACTTTCAAGAATTGTAAAGGATTCGAACTTTTGGATTTCTTCTGCGTTAGAAAATAAAGTTCTAAACAAAGTGAATGAATATTTTTCTCTTTCAGATATTCTTTTTAATTCTGGAAAAGATTTTTTTCTATCTGATAGTTTTGAGATACTTCCCTCCGATGATGTTCAAATTAGTTTTCAAGAATTAATTTCACGGTTTCCAATTTTACTAGATCAATACGTTCGTTATATCAAAATTAAAAATATTCAATATTCAAAAACGAACTTTAAAATTGAATTTGAATTTGATAAAAAATTTAAGGAAACTTGGTATGATTTAATTTTTCTGAGAGGAATGTTAGAAGGTGCTGCGATTTTATTTCAAGTTGTAGGTTGTAAAACTATATTAGTCGAAACTAGTTTGGCAGAAGTTGACTTTAAATATTTTGAGGATACAAAACAAACCAAATTTAATTCCAAAAAATCCATCATTGCTGTTTCTTGGGATGAATGTAAAATTAAAGTAGGAAAAACAAATATAAATAAAATTTCTCCAGCGTTTGAATCTAAAACTTTTATTATCTCTTCCACAGAAGATTCAGATAATGATCAGGATCAGTATTCTTACATTGACTTGAATGATATATTCAGTAAATCAAAAGAACTCTATATAGAAAATCGAGATTTAGAAGCTGCTGTAGAAGTTTTAAAAAGTCTTCGAAATGAACTAATGTTAAAACAAAAGTCTATAACAAAAGACTTAAAAATCGCTCGTAACATACAACGCGGTATTATCCCCCAAAGAATTCCAGATTGGAGAGGACTTCAATTTGCCGTTAGCTTCATGCCAATGCAAGAAGTGAGTGGGGATTATTACGATTATTTTAACTTTGGTTCGAATCGTTTAGGAGTTTTAGTAAGTGACGTTTCTGGCCATGGAGTTCCTGCCGCATTTATTACAGCTATCTCTAAATTACTTTTTACAAATTATAGATTAGATAGTCCTTCCGAAATTTTGGGAAATGCTAATAGCGAATTATTAGATTTAGTAAAACAACAAGGCTACCTTACTTGTTTCTATGGTATTTTTGACTCCAATTATGAAATGACTTATTCTATTGCCGGTCACCCTAGACCTATTCTAATGAAAAGTAAAACAAAAGAAATTTTAATACTCGATGGAGAGGGAACATTTTTAGGAATGTTCGATGACGCAAGAGACCATTTTAGAGATTATAGAATTAAAATGGATCCGGGTGATAAATTGTTTGTATTTACAGATGGACTTATTGAAGGTCAAAACGATGTCGGAGAACAATTCCAACAAGAAAAACTCATTCAATGTATTCTAGAAACAGATGAAATGGACATTAAAACTTCTATAGATTATATTATGAAAAGTTTCAATCATTATTGTCGTGGTACAGACCAAGGTGATGATATTACCCTTCTTGGAATCGGTCTTAGCCTTAATATGGAGGCATTTGATCGGCATAAATTAGAAGCTGAGAAAAATTTTAATAACGAAGAATATGAATTAGCCGCAGCTAATTTAATGAAGGCTAATACGATTTTACCGAATGACTTGAGCATTCTTTTACTATTAGGAAAATGTTATGCCAAAGTTCGTAATTATAATCTCGCAATCAAATATCTCGAAGAATACAATAGCCTAAAAACTTATAATGCAGATTCTCATTTAATTCTAGGTTATTGCTTTTATAAATTGGAAAATTTTGGTCGTGCAGAATTGGAACTTCAAAAATCTATCTCTCTCAGAAGTGGAAATTTGCCTGCCCTTTTTAATCTCGCCAAAACATTTATAAAAGAAAACTATCCAGATAAAGCACTTGATGTTCTGAACAAAATCGAAGCAATAGATCCTGATTATATTCCAGCAATTCGTCTTCGAAAATTTTTAAATAAAATTCGTTCCTAG
- a CDS encoding alpha/beta hydrolase: protein MAFTNKQSNFQSATDKANIFYQSWTKPKSKRVLIIQHGFGEHSDRYGNLLEKLKDDDFSIYALDSRGHGRSDGKRGHVDQFQYYINDLMELIYIAREEQKVNKVTLLGHSLGGVISLQYALEGFNQDNLDGLILSSPGIKVKMDLEKEVKKFLGEFLANLIPDTTIDANLDLKYLSHDQSVIDAYKADKLVHGKISFQMGSNLFNLSKALYEKANHLRVPVLIIHGENDGITDVDGSRDLFRHLTTAKKFIKTYPGLFHELMNELPKDREVVLNDIKEFLHSI, encoded by the coding sequence ATGGCATTCACAAACAAACAAAGCAATTTTCAATCTGCTACTGACAAAGCAAATATATTTTACCAATCTTGGACTAAACCAAAATCCAAAAGAGTATTAATAATCCAACACGGATTTGGAGAACATAGCGATCGATACGGAAATTTACTTGAAAAACTGAAAGATGATGATTTTTCGATCTATGCCCTTGATTCACGTGGTCACGGAAGATCAGATGGAAAACGCGGACATGTGGATCAATTTCAATACTATATCAATGACCTGATGGAGCTAATCTATATTGCACGCGAAGAACAAAAAGTGAATAAAGTTACTTTACTTGGACACTCACTTGGTGGAGTGATTTCTCTTCAGTATGCGCTAGAGGGTTTTAATCAAGATAATTTAGACGGTTTGATTCTTAGTTCTCCTGGAATTAAAGTAAAAATGGATCTCGAAAAAGAAGTAAAGAAATTTTTGGGAGAATTTTTAGCAAATTTAATTCCTGATACAACGATAGACGCAAACTTGGATCTAAAATATCTATCGCACGATCAATCTGTGATTGATGCATACAAAGCCGACAAACTTGTGCACGGAAAAATTTCTTTTCAAATGGGATCAAATTTATTTAATCTCTCCAAAGCATTGTATGAAAAAGCAAACCATCTTCGAGTTCCTGTATTAATTATTCATGGAGAGAATGACGGTATTACTGACGTAGACGGAAGTCGAGACCTATTCCGTCATTTAACCACAGCAAAAAAATTCATCAAAACCTACCCAGGACTTTTTCATGAATTAATGAATGAATTACCAAAAGATAGAGAAGTAGTTTTAAATGATATTAAAGAATTTTTACATTCAATATAA